Proteins co-encoded in one Brassica oleracea var. oleracea cultivar TO1000 chromosome C4, BOL, whole genome shotgun sequence genomic window:
- the LOC106339386 gene encoding tRNA threonylcarbamoyladenosine dehydratase, translated as MEEKLKYLSLVGAGALMGSVSTVALLKLLSRSSVKQQHDETPLTKLLEKNPTTTTVTAAIGQDLLADEIVSEHLTRNIQFFDLEAQRKVTGSYVVVIGLGGVGSHAASMLLRSGVGKLLLVDFDQVSLSSLNRHAVATRADVGIPKAVCLKMHFSAIFPECHVEAKVLLYDSSSEEEILSGNPDFVLDCIDNIDTKVGLLAACVKRGLKVLSATGAGARADPTRIRVADLRESTIDPLSRSVRHRLRREHGIEGGIPVVFSLEKPKAKLLPFKGPNGEDENPSDYQVVPGFRVRIIPVLGTIPAIFGQIMASYVITQLAGVQVQMEPIVNLDLDHYRMLHQRLIEHEEAVYGTSAQVQVDVEEVKYIVKELWHGRSARDEAAKDVGRGMWRAMNELMLVRWDAKKPASVSNLILLKFKEADEHEAKTIEEVKETEADFFEKVSCVLEKAELDFYG; from the exons ATGGAAGAAAAATTGAAGTATCTGAGTCTGGTCGGAGCGGGAGCTCTAATGGGATCCGTCTCCACCGTCGCCCTCCTTAAACTTCTCTCCAG GAGCTCAGTGAAGCAGCAGCATGATGAAACCCCACTAACTAAACTGTTAG AAAAAAATCCAACAACAACAACAGTTACTGCAGCAATTGGTCAGGATCTTTTGGCTGATGAAATTGTTTCTGAACATTTAACCAG GAATATCCAGTTTTTCGATCTTGAAGCTCAGCGTAAAGTAACTGGATCATATGTGGTGGTCATTGGTCTTGGAGGTGTAGGGAGTCATGCTGCTTCTATGCTCTTGAGGTCTGGTGTTGGGAAGCTCCTCCTCGTTGACTTTGATCAG GTGTCACTTTCATCATTAAATCGACACGCTGTTGCAACACGAGCAGATGTCGGTATCCCGAAAGCTGTCTGTCTCAAGATGCATTTCTCTGCAATCTTTCCCGAATGCCATGTAGAAGCCAAGGTATTGCTGTATGACTCATCCTCCGAAGAAGAGATTCTTTCAGGAAATCCAGATTTCGTTTTGGACTGCATTGACAACATCGATACAAAG GTGGGGCTTTTGGCTGCTTGCGTTAAGAGGGGTTTGAAAGTTCTGTCTGCAACAGGTGCGGGTGCTAGAGCTGATCCAACAAGAATCAGAGTGGCTGATTTAAGAGAATCCACAATTGACCCTTTATCTCGATCTGTAAGACACAGATTGAGGAGAGAACACGGCATTGAAGGAGGCATTCCTGTCGTGTTTTCCCTGGAAAAACCAAAGGCAAAGCTGCTTCCCTTTAAGGGGCCAAACGGGGAAGACGAGAATCCTTCAGATTATCAA GTAGTTCCTGGCTTTCGTGTTCGGATCATTCCTGTTCTAGGAACCATCCCTGCTATATTTGGACAAATCATGGCCTCCTACGTTATAACACAACTTGCTGGTGTGCAAGTTCAGATGGAGCCTATAGTGAACCTTGATTTGGATCATTACCGAATGCTTCATCAACGCCTTATTGAGCATGAGGAAGCTGTTTATGGAACATCTGCTCAAGTCCAG GTAGATGTTGAGGAAGTGAAATACATAGTGAAAGAGTTGTGGCACGGACGAAGTGCTAGAGATGAGGCTGCAAAAGATGTTGGGAGAGGAATGTGGCGAGCCATGAATGAGTTGATGCTCGTAAG ATGGGATGCAAAGAAGCCAGCATCAGTCTCAAACTTGATTCTTTTGAAGTTTAAAGAG GCGGATGAACATGAGGCTAAGACTATTGAGGAAGTGAAGGAAACAGAAGCAGACTTCTTTGAAAAAGTTTCATGCGTGCTTGAGAAAGCAGAGCTGGATTTCTATGGCTAG